From one Paramormyrops kingsleyae isolate MSU_618 chromosome 1, PKINGS_0.4, whole genome shotgun sequence genomic stretch:
- the caps2 gene encoding calcyphosin-2 isoform X6, which yields MEKRTQAVVEQVMVDQLSRAVISDPDQNSSALERIPSAAFGYVPLRFKKRTLHETKVKTSSTMTEHLLSNKLRFVARLLSRNGRDASRELVGFFFTYDDTLTIYEYRHFGKNRTNALPFIPKGSYRHQCGRRKGSPYSIHDICVGASLLFSTSGQNLPECVRQRPWLWVRITDVDELTKNKLLCSVGDGKQDELEDRNTLKVIQGRVREKLKERGIRTLVSLGQHLQMKERNGDGLLTRDEAWRVLEEYRLSLSDKELDDIWRILDEDGDGCVDCSEFIRGVIGEMNEFRKSFVRKAYMKLDPTKSGHVLMTDIEKFYCTKGHPKVISGEATEEELHAGFMETLQCACTDLKTLSYGTFEDYYEGLSIKIADDLDFASVLKSSWGI from the exons ATGGAAAAGAGAACGCAAGCTGTGGTGGAGCAGGTCATGGTGGACCAGCTCTCCCG GGCCGTCATAAGTGACCCTGATCAGAACTCATCTGCTCTGGAGCGAATCCCGTCTGCTGCATTTGGATATGTGCCTTTGCGATTCAAGAAAAGAACACTGCATGAGACAAA AGTGAAAACCAGCTCGACGATGACGGAGCATTTACTGTCCAACAAGCTGCGTTTCGTTGCTCGTCTGCTTTCAAG GAACGGCCGTGACGCTAGCAGAGAGCTGGTTGGATTTTTCTTCACTTATGACGATACGTTGACCATATATGAGTACCGCCACTTTGGAaaaaacag gACCAACGCGCTTCCGTTCATTCCCAAGGGGAGCTACCGGCATCAGTGTGGCAGGAGGAAGGGCAGTCCGTACAGCATCCATGACATCTGCGTG GGGGCCAGCTTGCTGTTCTCCACAAGCGGACAGAACCTGCCAGAGTGTGTGAGGCAGAGACCTTGGCTGTGGGTCCGAATCACTGACGTGGACGAGCTGACTAAGAACAAGCTGCT GTGCTCAGTTGGAGACGGTAAGCAGGACGAACTTGAAGACAGGAACACCCTGAAAGTCATTCaag GGAGGGTGCGGGAGAAGCTGAAGGAGAGAGGTATTCGCACCCTCGTGAGTCTGGGGCAGCACCTCCAGATGAAAGAGAGAAACGGCGACGGGTTGCTGACAAGGGATGAGGCCTGGAGGGTTCTAGAGGAATACCGGCTCAGCTTGTCTGACAAG GAGCTCGATGATATCTGGCGTATCCTGGATGAAGATGGTGATGGTTGTGTGGATTGCAGTGAGTTCATTCGAGGTGTCATTGGAGAAATGAATGAGTTCCGGAAATCTTTTGTCCGAAAG GCTTACATGAAGCTTGATCCCACCAAGTCTGGCCACGTACTCATGACTGATATTGAGAAGTTCTACTGTACTAAAGGTCACCCAAAGGTCATCTCAG GGGAGGCCACAGAGGAGGAGCTGCATGCTGGCTTCATGGAGACCCTGCAGTGTGCTTGCACTGACCTGAAGACGCTCTCGTACGGCACGTTTGAGGACTACTACGAGGGCCTGAGCATCAAGATAGCTGACGACCTGGACTTTGCCAGTGTTTTGAAGAGCTCATGGGGCATTTGA